In a single window of the Zea mays cultivar B73 chromosome 5, Zm-B73-REFERENCE-NAM-5.0, whole genome shotgun sequence genome:
- the LOC100283587 gene encoding 3-hydroxyisobutyrate dehydrogenase isoform X1 yields MVGLGWRVGSKVQRWGRSCLRGFSSAAVPSQLENVGFIGLGNMGSHMARNLITAGYKVTVHDINENSMKKFSEDGIPTKQSPLEVSESSDVIITMLPSSTHVLEVYNGPNGLLCRGERLGPWLYIDSSTVDPQTSRKISTAISRCLLKEKKGYAESPKILDAPVSGGVPAAEAGKLTFMVGGLEEAYLAAKPLLQAMGEKTIYCGGAGNGSAAKICNNMAMAISMLGVSEAFALGQNLGIKATTLTDIFNCSSARCWSSDTYNPVPGVMEGVPSSRNYSGGFTSKLMAKDLDLAMASASGVGFKCPMGSNALEIYRKLCEDGCELKDFSCAFRHYYSGKNEE; encoded by the exons ATGGTGGGGTTGGGATGGAGAGTCGGCTCAAAGGTGCAGAGATGGGGCCGGAGCTGCCTCCGGGGTTTCTCTTCTGCTGCAGTTCCGTCTCAGCTGGAG AATGTCGGATTCATCGGACTTGGGAACATGGGTTCCCATATGGCAAGGAACTTGATCACGGCTGGATATAAAGTGACTGTTCATGATAT AAATGAAAATTCTATGAAGAAATTCTCAGAGGATGGAATCCCTACAAAACAGTCTCCACTTGAAGTATCAGAATCGAGTGATGTCATAATTACCATGCTTCCTTCATCTACTCAT GTTTTAGAAGTATACAATGGACCCAATGGCTTGCTTTGTCGGGGCGAACGCTTGGGCCCATGGTTATACATAGATTCATCAACAGTTGATCCACAAACATCAAGAAAGATATCGACAGCCATCTCAAGATGCCTTTTAAAAGAAAAGAAAG GTTACGCTGAAAGCCCTAAGATTCTGGATGCTCCGGTGTCTGGAGGTGTTCCTGCTGCAGAAGCTGGCAAGCTAACTTTCATG GTGGGTGGTCTTGAGGAAGCGTATTTAGCAGCCAAGCCCTTACTTCAAGCAATGGGGGAAAAAACAATCTACTGTGGTGGTGCTGGAAATGGCTCG GCTGCAAAGATATGTAACAACATGGCAATGGCAATCAGCATGCTTGGGGTCTCCGAGGCCTTTGCTCTTGGCCAGAACCTTGGGATCAAAGCAACTACTCTCACAGACATTTTCAACTGTTCAAGCGCTCGCTGCTGGAGTAG CGATACATATAATCCAGTTCCTGGAGTTATGGAAGGTGTACCATCATCAAGGAACTATAGTGGTGGTTTCACTTCCAAATTAATG GCCAAAGATTTGGATTTGGCCATGGCTTCTGCATCTGGAGTTGGCTTCAAATGCCCCATGGGTTCCAATGCACTTGAAAT TTACCGAAAACTATGCGAGGATGGTTGTGAACTCAAAGACTTCTCGTGTGCATTCCGACATTACTATTCTGGCAAGAATGAAGAGTGA